A window of the Butyricimonas faecalis genome harbors these coding sequences:
- a CDS encoding ComEA family DNA-binding protein: MALFVLPQAIHKNECPVFLIPYSQFSDTTHSLPPKRLAIELNSADSATLVSIRGIGPYYAKKIMRYREQLGGFHSTRQLKEIKFQHLNIDSLLSCFSANPALIKKKDLDTMSFKSVLHHPYLVYEDVQLIFNAKRKFGKINYSILESQKILPLFKLKKIKPYFK; encoded by the coding sequence ATGGCATTATTCGTGCTGCCACAGGCTATTCATAAAAACGAATGCCCCGTTTTCTTGATTCCTTATTCACAATTTTCTGATACAACACACTCTCTTCCCCCAAAACGCCTTGCAATTGAACTCAATTCGGCAGATAGTGCGACATTGGTCAGCATTCGGGGCATTGGACCGTATTACGCAAAAAAGATCATGCGTTACCGGGAACAACTGGGTGGTTTTCACTCTACACGACAGCTCAAGGAAATTAAATTTCAACACCTGAATATAGATTCATTATTATCCTGTTTCTCCGCAAATCCCGCACTGATCAAGAAAAAGGATCTGGACACCATGAGTTTTAAATCCGTTCTGCATCATCCTTATTTAGTGTATGAAGATGTTCAACTCATCTTCAATGCCAAACGAAAATTCGGTAAAATCAACTACTCCATCCTAGAATCCCAAAAAATTTTACCATTATTTAAACTCAAAAAAATAAAACCTTACTTTAAATAA
- a CDS encoding sigma-70 family RNA polymerase sigma factor produces the protein MEKDQIILLEQLFNRYFSHLVLYSRKLIGAQEPAEDIVQDVFLHLFESKRLKYTTPSFLFTCVKNASLNYINFSKKRMISLSPIQEFIPDKDIQDEIIHMQQLERLDTAIESLPTKCKEIFKRVYLQGQRYEDVSMQLGISYHTVKAHMTSAFKHLRKHLLILLFFLRNVKFKRK, from the coding sequence ATGGAGAAGGATCAAATCATACTACTAGAACAACTTTTCAATCGTTACTTTAGTCATCTGGTTCTTTATTCTAGAAAGCTAATTGGAGCACAAGAACCAGCGGAAGACATTGTTCAAGACGTATTTCTGCACTTGTTCGAGAGCAAACGTCTGAAGTATACGACTCCTTCATTTTTATTTACTTGTGTGAAAAACGCTTCTTTAAATTACATAAACTTCTCAAAAAAGAGAATGATTAGCCTCTCTCCCATTCAAGAATTCATCCCGGATAAAGATATACAAGATGAAATCATCCATATGCAACAACTGGAACGACTGGATACTGCCATTGAATCATTACCAACCAAATGCAAAGAGATATTCAAGCGGGTATATCTACAAGGTCAACGTTATGAAGATGTCTCCATGCAGTTAGGTATCTCTTATCATACCGTGAAAGCACACATGACATCTGCTTTTAAGCATTTACGTAAACACCTTCTGATATTACTTTTCTTTCTTCGAAATGTTAAATTCAAGAGAAAATGA